In Pseudomonadota bacterium, one DNA window encodes the following:
- a CDS encoding Com family DNA-binding transcriptional regulator, whose translation MQEIRCVRCNKLLAKTRGATEYICIKCPRCKELTEYKSS comes from the coding sequence ATGCAGGAAATCAGATGTGTACGGTGTAACAAACTACTGGCAAAAACAAGGGGCGCTACGGAATACATCTGCATCAAGTGCCCTAGGTGCAAGGAATTAACTGAATATAAATCAAGCTAG
- a CDS encoding Mu-like prophage major head subunit gpT family protein: protein MIVTSTVGKIDAAIGRFEGPLMAYMEKEEGDFAKTSLKKVLFNVKTSKHYSESVAGMTGISDFVATNGPVPYDEGPEEGYTKTFTHQVFKKGIEIDRETIDDARLLDMENQSGNLIDAYNRTMEKFVHAPFNYADDTTFTLAGKSFTCVGADTLALGSHAHTSHTGKGEATQDNLLHGALTVANLKIAEEMMNDFTTDIGEKANLFGDTLLVPYSLRNDAWEIVQSVGKINSGDNNANPYYNKFNVIVSRWLTDTDAWFLIDSAYMKKCLFWIDRAPLEIKSDKDFNTDGWKIKGYSRSSSGFTDFRWCVVNIPA, encoded by the coding sequence ATGATTGTAACCAGTACAGTTGGCAAGATAGATGCCGCCATTGGGCGCTTTGAAGGCCCCTTGATGGCTTACATGGAAAAAGAGGAAGGCGACTTCGCCAAGACTTCGCTGAAGAAAGTCCTCTTTAACGTCAAGACTTCCAAGCACTACAGCGAGTCTGTAGCGGGCATGACAGGCATTAGCGACTTCGTAGCAACCAACGGCCCTGTGCCGTATGACGAAGGCCCGGAGGAAGGCTATACCAAGACCTTCACCCACCAGGTATTCAAAAAGGGTATTGAAATCGACAGGGAAACAATCGACGATGCCCGCCTGCTCGATATGGAGAATCAATCCGGCAACCTCATCGATGCCTACAACCGCACGATGGAGAAGTTCGTTCATGCGCCGTTTAACTACGCTGACGATACCACCTTCACCCTGGCGGGCAAGTCCTTCACCTGTGTTGGTGCAGATACGCTGGCGTTGGGTTCACACGCCCACACTTCGCACACAGGCAAAGGGGAAGCGACACAGGATAATCTTCTGCATGGGGCGTTAACCGTTGCTAACTTGAAAATTGCAGAAGAAATGATGAATGACTTTACGACTGACATCGGGGAGAAAGCCAACCTGTTTGGCGATACGCTTCTCGTTCCGTACTCCCTGCGAAATGATGCCTGGGAGATAGTTCAATCTGTGGGTAAAATTAACAGCGGTGACAATAACGCCAACCCCTACTACAATAAGTTCAACGTTATTGTATCCAGGTGGTTAACCGATACAGATGCCTGGTTCCTGATTGACTCCGCATACATGAAGAAGTGCCTTTTCTGGATCGACAGGGCTCCCCTGGAAATCAAGTCAGATAAAGATTTTAACACAGACGGCTGGAAAATTAAGGGATATAGCAGATCCAGTTCTGGATTTACAGATTTTCGGTGGTGTGTGGTAAATATTCCAGCATAA
- a CDS encoding HNH endonuclease — MASAARDYHWQNHEEVLAKQRAYSKENQKMLSINKNKWVAENRDRVLAIHRRWRERNPHKDREYYLENRDVLLAKQKKSRIANPLKHKESIKKAYMKNREHYLQYQREYQTNNKDKCREWSIIKRHKRRSLEKSLPFTLTVEEWGMCKDFFSHSCAYCGKESKRLHREHVISVYNGGGFTRENIIPACRSCNSSKNSTDMETWYRKQPFFTEERLNKIKQWQGTS, encoded by the coding sequence ATGGCATCTGCGGCGAGAGATTACCATTGGCAGAATCATGAAGAAGTTCTTGCTAAGCAGCGAGCATACAGCAAGGAAAATCAGAAGATGTTGTCCATTAATAAAAATAAATGGGTGGCAGAAAACAGGGATAGGGTACTGGCTATTCATAGGCGATGGCGAGAAAGAAACCCACACAAAGACAGGGAATACTACCTTGAAAATAGGGATGTGCTTCTCGCTAAACAGAAAAAGAGTCGGATCGCGAATCCGCTTAAACACAAAGAGTCAATCAAAAAAGCCTACATGAAAAACAGAGAACATTACCTGCAATATCAAAGAGAGTACCAAACCAACAACAAAGACAAATGCAGGGAATGGAGCATTATCAAAAGGCACAAGCGGCGTTCCCTAGAAAAATCCCTCCCCTTCACATTAACCGTTGAAGAATGGGGTATGTGCAAAGACTTCTTTAGCCACTCCTGCGCTTACTGCGGGAAGGAATCAAAGCGGTTACACAGGGAACACGTTATCTCTGTTTATAATGGCGGCGGGTTTACTCGTGAGAATATCATCCCTGCCTGTAGATCCTGCAATTCCAGCAAGAACTCCACCGACATGGAAACATGGTACAGGAAACAACCTTTCTTCACAGAGGAAAGGCTGAACAAAATAAAACAATGGCAAGGCACCTCCTAG